One genomic segment of Lampris incognitus isolate fLamInc1 chromosome 2, fLamInc1.hap2, whole genome shotgun sequence includes these proteins:
- the LOC130106903 gene encoding neurexophilin-4-like, which translates to MGASLNAKHLSKDSQIISTKPRPPSYSSLSPYSWSQNFSQALDQYLYRSSPKSKSPAKTALKAKKILGWGDFYFHVKTVKFSLLVTGKIVDHINGTFGVYFRHNSSRLGNISVSIVPPSQAMGWDVLDPGAQSPNSNNGQVLGQGFQSQNHPQSTGPGTLDQQKQQDLMMTTTELNCRVEYQRTDRSKKTKPCLYDPGKICYSENTQSQGAWICAKPFKVICIFIAFTGTDYRLVQKVCPDHNYQTDHHQQHFG; encoded by the coding sequence ATGGGAGCTtccctgaatgccaaacatctcTCCAAAGACTCACAAATCAtctccaccaaacccagaccacCAAGTTACAGCTCTCTCAGCCCATACAGTTGGTCGCAGAACTTCTCCCAAGCCCTGGATCAATATCTGTACCGCTCTTCCCCCAAATCCAAAAGTCCTGCAAAGACTGCCTTGAAGGCCAAGAAGATCCTTGGCTGGGGAGATTTTTACTTCCACGTGAAAACTGTTAAATTTAGCCTGTTGGTGACAGGGAAAATTGTCGACCACATCAACGGGACCTTCGGTGTCTATTTCCGCCATAACTCATCACGCCTAGGGAACATATCTGTAAGCATCGTCCCACCTTCCCAAGCCATGGGGTGGGATGTTCTGGACCCTGGGGCTCAAAGCCCCAACTCCAACAATGGCCAAGTCTTGGGTCAGGGGTTCCAGTCCCAGAACCACCCTCAGTCGACTGGCCCTGGTACCCTTGACCAGCAGAAGCAGCAAGAtttgatgatgacgacgacggaGCTCAACTGTCGGGTTGAGTACCAGAGAACCGACCGGTCCAAGAAGACTAAACCCTGCCTCTACGACCCGGGGAAGATCTGTTATTCTGAGAACACCCAATCACAAGGAGCCTGGATCTGTGCCAAGCCATTCAAAGTCATTTGCATCTTCATAGCATTCACCGGAACTGACTATAGACTGGTGCAGAAAGTCTGTCCAGATCACAACTATCAGACtgaccaccaccagcagcacttTGGATGA